AAGAAGCTTTTGGTGAAGATTGGTCCGTTTGTTTATCATTTGTTAATTGGTGGTTGTCCATGAGTTTGCTTGGCATAGAATGGATTTTTACAATAAGGATACATCGTAACTTTCTGCAATCTTTTTGATAGAATCATTAAAAAAAGAAAAAACGATTTGTGGTCAATTGTAAGGAGAAGTCCTAATGTATTTTTCAGAATTGAGAATCAATCTAGATCCGATAGGCTAACACAATTTAAGGGAAACAAGGTACAGTTTGTATCCTTATGTTCCAATTTTCTTCTATTGGTTAGTTGGTCTTTTGGAATAAAGAACGCTAGTTATGTGACATAACGGACACCAATCGGTACCACCTAAATGCAACTAATGTGCAGCGATATGGAATTCAAAACCAAAGGAAGAAAGGGTTTTCGTATTTATTTTTTTGTTTAAGGTGGGGTTGGGTAGAATAGGAAGTTCGAAATTGGTTAGAGAACTATGGATTCGTTTGATTCTCTAACCAATTTTGATTGGTTTTTATCTTTTTATTTGTTTGCCAACTCTTGTGCAAGGTCAACTAACAAACGCACACCATATCCAGTTGGACCATGGAATTGGGTTCCAGATTTTTTCTTCCTCCAAGCGGCACCTGCAATGTCAATATGTGCCCAATTGATGGATTCATCCACAAACTTAGAAAGGAAAATCCCTGCAGAAATTGTCCCTGCACCTTTTCCGCCACCAGTGATATTTTTAAGATCGGCAATGTCTGACTTTAGGTCTTCGCCATACTCGTCCCAGAGAGGGAGTTCCCAAACACGATCATCAGAAACTTCAGATGCTTTGAATAATGCTTCTCTAAGTGGATCGGAGTTGGTCAGAATGGCTGCTGCTTCATGGCCTAGAGCGATGATGACTGCCCCCGTGAGAGTTGCCAAATCTACCATATAATCTGGTTTATAGTTTTTGGACACATAGGATAAAACATCACCTAACACAAGTCTTCCTTCGGCATCTGTGTTTTGGACTTCCACAGTTGTTCCGTTATATGCTGTATATACATCACCAGGTTTGATTGCTTTTCCGTCTGGCATGTTTTCGGCTACACCGATGGCTGCAATGATATGGATGGGAATTTGTAAGGCAGCTATGGCACCAATTGCATGGATGGTTGCAGCGGCCCCACACATATCATACTTCATTTCGTGCATCTCACCTGGTGGTTTTAAAGAAATTCCACCCGTATCAAAGGTGAGACCTTTTCCAACAATTGCGAATTTCTTTTTTGCCTTGGCCGGTTTGTATTCCAATACCACCATTTTGCCTTCGAGTTCGGAACCACGTGAAACCGCGAGGATTCCACCTAATCCTTCTTTTTTCAATTGAGTTTCATCCCAAACCTTTACGGACAGTTTGTATTCTTTTGCAATTTCTTTTGCTCTGGAAACAAAGTCATTGGGAGTAAAGTAATTGGCAGGTAAATGAGCTATGTGGCGCGCACCATTTACGTGTTTTGCGACCACTTTACTTTTAGAAAGTCCACTTTCCGCTAAATTGAGAACAGATTTGTCTTCAAATTTTAAAAAAACTGCTCCCACTTTCTTTTTTTCTTTGTCTTTCTTTTTTGTTTGTAATACAGATACTGGATAACTTCCAATAAAAAGTGTATTTGCAATTTGATAGGCGATACGATCCGCAGAGAATTTTTTCGAAAGTGATTTTGGAATATGAATTTCTAATCCCATTCCATCATAATTCAGAATTTTTTCCCCATATTTAAAAAAATGAGAAATGAATTTTCTGAAATTTAATTTTTCTTTCTCACCTAATCCAAGATAAATGGTTTGATCCCCTTCATCTCGGAATTCTTTTCCCAGTTCTCCAGAAAATACTTTGGTTTCAATTTGAGTGGGGAATTTTTTCCCAAGTTCCTCTTTTACATCTTCTTGGAAAATAGGAATTAACTTATAAAAGGAACCAGATTTGAAGTTTCCTATTTGGATTTGGAGTGGAGAGATTTCGATTTTCATTTCCCTTGGATTTCCTGAATGTCTTTGATGATTTCTTCAACGTGTCCTTTAACCTTCACGCTGTCATAGATTTTTTTTATTTTGAGGGAACTGTCAAGTAGGAAGGTGGACCGAACAATTCCCAATCCTTTGCGGCCCATAAATACTTTTTCTCGCCACACACCATACGCTTCACAAATTTCACCTGATTCATCGGAGATGAGATCAAAATTGAGTTCTTGTTTTTCAATGAACTTGGTATGAGATTTGGGATTGTCTTTTGAAATTCCTACAACATTGTAACCAAATTTTTTCAAACGAGCAAAGTTGTCTCGGAAGTCACATGCTTCTGTTGTACAACCTGGTGTCATGTCTCTTGGGTAAAAATAAACTACGACTCCATTTTTCCCTGTTAGATCGGCTAGTTTTACTTTCTCTCCATTTTGGTTGACACTTGTAAAATTGGGGGCTTTTTTCCCTACTTCCAACATATTGATTCTCTCCTGGTAAATTCATTCTTTTAGACAATTTTCAGTTGTCAATTTCGGAATTTGGTTCGATACTCTTTGTATGGACTCCAAAGAAAGGGTACAACTCATCCGGGAAGGAAATACCGCCTTTAATGCAGGTGATATCCGGAAAGCTCGTGAACTCTTTCTGAAAACTGACTACAAAGATGGCCTCATTCGGTTGGGTGATCATTTTATGTATGATCGAAAACTTCCTATGTTGGCTTTTGGGTATTATAAAAAGGCCGGCCGTCAAGACAAAGTGGACGAAATTTACCAAAGAATGGTTTATGCGCTCTCTATTTGGTTGGGACGAGATAAATGGAAGAGTCCAAATTCCGCCAACCAATCAAACGAAGGGCAAACCATTGGTGATCAAACATCACAATCACCCTTAAATCCTGACGACTTCAGAGTCCATCCAATCCTAAAAGCAAAAGCACTCGAAATTCTTTCTGCTAAACATTAAGTGATTTGGATTCGTCTAAGGTCTAAACATGATAGATAGTTTTACTTTACAAGCACTCATCATTTCAACGCTTATCATCTTCTCTATTCTTTCGAGTAAACTTTTTTTTCGATTTGGATTTCCGATATTACTCATTTTTTTAACCTTCGGAATGTTAGCTGGTTCTGATGGTCCAGGCCAAATTGACTTTAGTGATTATAGTTTAGCCCAATCCATTGGTATTTTTGCGTTGATTTACATTCTATTTTTGGGTGGTCTCGAAAGTGAATGGGATAGTTTAAAAAACTTTTTAGCCATTGGGGTAAGGCTTTCCATTATCGGAACCATTCTCACCGCCTTGATATTAGGGGTCCTCATCCATCTTTTATTCCCAGTCCTTGGGTTTATGGAATCATTTTTACTCGGATCCATCGTAAGTGCGACTGATGCGGCATCTGTTTTTAATATATTTAAAACTGGGTCCTCTGACCTTCCCGTTCATTTGAA
The sequence above is a segment of the Leptospira sp. WS39.C2 genome. Coding sequences within it:
- a CDS encoding leucyl aminopeptidase, translated to MKIEISPLQIQIGNFKSGSFYKLIPIFQEDVKEELGKKFPTQIETKVFSGELGKEFRDEGDQTIYLGLGEKEKLNFRKFISHFFKYGEKILNYDGMGLEIHIPKSLSKKFSADRIAYQIANTLFIGSYPVSVLQTKKKDKEKKKVGAVFLKFEDKSVLNLAESGLSKSKVVAKHVNGARHIAHLPANYFTPNDFVSRAKEIAKEYKLSVKVWDETQLKKEGLGGILAVSRGSELEGKMVVLEYKPAKAKKKFAIVGKGLTFDTGGISLKPPGEMHEMKYDMCGAAATIHAIGAIAALQIPIHIIAAIGVAENMPDGKAIKPGDVYTAYNGTTVEVQNTDAEGRLVLGDVLSYVSKNYKPDYMVDLATLTGAVIIALGHEAAAILTNSDPLREALFKASEVSDDRVWELPLWDEYGEDLKSDIADLKNITGGGKGAGTISAGIFLSKFVDESINWAHIDIAGAAWRKKKSGTQFHGPTGYGVRLLVDLAQELANK
- the bcp gene encoding thioredoxin-dependent thiol peroxidase; amino-acid sequence: MNMLEVGKKAPNFTSVNQNGEKVKLADLTGKNGVVVYFYPRDMTPGCTTEACDFRDNFARLKKFGYNVVGISKDNPKSHTKFIEKQELNFDLISDESGEICEAYGVWREKVFMGRKGLGIVRSTFLLDSSLKIKKIYDSVKVKGHVEEIIKDIQEIQGK